In a genomic window of candidate division WOR-3 bacterium:
- a CDS encoding two-component regulator propeller domain-containing protein: protein MSLAILFLLAAAPGGWQTFTNSNFIADLCGDDSVLDAATLGGVVILETKPEIRVRHHFYHTDGLGVNRCLCIARDPEGNLWVGTDGAGLAVIPADSGRARLYRAGELPLRIRTLVVDSGRVLLGTEQGVYVVELRGSPLNFDDDRVEHYSFARVRELLSDRVLAIAVSPAGYWIGTNQGLTRVDQEFSRWRAFRRPLGDSVSAIALLSDGRIVAGTELGLVVGDTGGLVPIVTFAQAKAVRDLAVTGSSIYLATADTLFQVDSAGTMVPLLLGDIRSLFAGAVLWAGLGGNDEWGLGLRYLRSGQSWESYYFNGVASGMVSDCVLGKDGSIYVGHHSSYISRIKPDSAVQLIVSPLSWAVQVRCDSRGRLWFSHFYPGGLSVYDPAADTWGSRQLGSGDRNVVQAFGLDRHDTKWVFNKSGSVVAIDSLGREAEFYLPELVPPPGGNYEFAFDSRNRVWVGLTNGLEEFDYNGTLFYPGDDRHALHSEGLPASEVRSVAVDPQDRVWVATPQGGAMWDGSRFQVYTTSNSRLLSNNLYRVRVDGGGRVWFLSDQGLSIFDVATGSWTNYTSQNSGLIPNSQSLTGFYTALALDDEQGVAVIGTARGVSVFSYAPEPDSGARGLKIFPNPFIFGVHRGVVVAGLPSDARVRVYTLSGMPVAELPVSPGLGRAYWVPDRTGSGIYLVVASSRQGIITERLAVVNRGQ from the coding sequence ATGAGTCTGGCGATTCTGTTTCTGCTGGCCGCTGCACCTGGTGGCTGGCAGACATTTACCAACAGTAATTTTATCGCGGATCTGTGCGGTGACGATTCGGTACTGGATGCGGCAACCCTAGGCGGGGTGGTAATTCTGGAGACAAAACCGGAGATCCGGGTCCGGCACCATTTCTACCATACAGACGGGCTGGGGGTGAATCGCTGTCTCTGTATTGCCCGGGATCCGGAGGGTAATCTCTGGGTCGGAACCGATGGCGCCGGACTGGCGGTCATCCCTGCCGATTCGGGCCGTGCCCGGCTGTATCGCGCCGGCGAACTGCCACTGCGGATCCGGACGTTGGTGGTTGATTCCGGGCGGGTTCTGCTCGGCACTGAGCAGGGCGTGTATGTTGTTGAGCTGCGGGGTTCACCGTTGAATTTTGATGACGACCGGGTTGAGCATTACAGTTTTGCCCGGGTGCGGGAGCTTTTGAGTGACCGGGTGCTGGCGATTGCGGTCAGCCCTGCCGGTTACTGGATTGGAACTAATCAGGGATTGACCCGGGTTGACCAAGAGTTCAGCCGCTGGCGTGCCTTTCGCCGGCCGCTGGGGGATTCGGTGAGTGCAATTGCCCTGCTGTCCGATGGCCGGATTGTTGCCGGCACCGAGCTGGGGCTGGTGGTTGGCGATACCGGGGGACTGGTGCCGATAGTGACATTTGCGCAGGCAAAGGCGGTCCGGGATCTGGCAGTAACGGGCAGCAGTATCTATCTTGCAACCGCGGATACGCTGTTTCAGGTTGACAGCGCCGGGACGATGGTACCGCTGCTTTTGGGTGACATTCGTTCTCTGTTTGCCGGTGCGGTTTTGTGGGCCGGGCTGGGAGGAAATGATGAGTGGGGGCTGGGGTTGCGTTATCTGCGGAGCGGTCAGTCCTGGGAAAGTTACTATTTTAACGGCGTTGCTTCGGGAATGGTGAGTGACTGTGTCCTGGGAAAAGATGGAAGTATCTATGTCGGGCACCACAGTTCCTACATCTCCCGGATTAAGCCGGACAGTGCGGTGCAGCTGATCGTTTCCCCCCTGAGCTGGGCGGTGCAGGTGCGGTGCGATTCGCGGGGAAGGCTTTGGTTCAGCCATTTCTATCCGGGCGGGTTGAGTGTTTATGATCCCGCGGCTGATACCTGGGGGAGTCGCCAGCTGGGGTCCGGGGATCGGAATGTGGTTCAGGCGTTCGGGCTGGACCGGCATGATACCAAATGGGTATTTAACAAAAGCGGTTCAGTTGTCGCGATTGATTCGCTGGGCAGAGAGGCGGAGTTTTATCTGCCGGAGCTGGTGCCGCCACCAGGGGGTAATTATGAGTTTGCCTTTGATTCCCGGAATCGGGTGTGGGTCGGTTTGACCAACGGGCTTGAGGAGTTTGACTATAATGGAACGCTGTTTTATCCCGGAGATGACCGGCATGCGCTGCACAGCGAGGGGTTGCCGGCAAGTGAGGTGCGGTCAGTTGCGGTTGACCCTCAGGACCGGGTATGGGTGGCAACACCGCAAGGGGGAGCAATGTGGGACGGGAGCAGGTTTCAGGTTTATACCACAAGTAACAGCCGGTTGTTGTCCAATAATCTTTACCGGGTGCGGGTTGACGGCGGGGGCCGGGTGTGGTTTCTATCTGACCAGGGGCTGTCAATCTTTGATGTTGCAACCGGGAGCTGGACAAATTATACCTCCCAGAACAGCGGTCTGATACCCAACTCCCAGAGTCTGACCGGCTTTTATACCGCACTTGCCCTTGATGATGAGCAGGGGGTTGCGGTGATCGGGACCGCCCGGGGTGTCTCAGTTTTTTCTTATGCACCGGAGCCGGACTCAGGTGCCAGGGGGTTGAAGATTTTCCCGAATCCGTTTATTTTCGGGGTTCACCGGGGAGTGGTAGTTGCCGGTCTGCCCAGCGATGCACGGGTAAGGGTTTACACCTTGAGCGGCATGCCGGTAGCAGAGCTGCCGGTGAGTCCGGGGTTGGGTAGAGCATACTGGGTCCCGGATAGGACAGGAAGTGGTATTTATCTGGTGGTGGCAAGCAGTCGGCAGGGGATTATTACCGAGCGGCTGGCAGTGGTGAACCGGGGTCAGTAG